Below is a window of Haloterrigena alkaliphila DNA.
CGCCTGTCCGCACGCGCTCGGGCTGGCGATCCCGCTGGTGGTCGCGATCAACACCTCGCTGGCCGCGCGCAACGGGATGCTCGTCCGGGACCGGATCGCGATGGAGCGGGCTCGCACCCTCGATACCGTCGTCTTCGACAAGACGGGGACGCTCACGGAGGGCGAACAGGGGCTGGTCGACACCGCGACCGTCGACGACGTCACGACGGACGAGGCGCTTGCGCTCGCGGCCACCGTCGAAGGTGACTCGGAGCACATGATCGCCCGGGCGATCCGCGAGGCGGCCGACGACCGCGGCGTCTCGAGGGGGACGGCGGCCGATTTCGAGGCCCTGAAGGGTAGAGGCGTCCGCGCGACGGTCGACGGTGACGAGATCTACGTCGGCGGGCCGAACCTGCTCTCGGAACTCGAGGGTGACGTGCCGGCCGATCTCGAGCGGTTCGCGGATCGCGCGGGCGAGAACGCACAGACCGTGGTTTACCTCGTTCGGGAAGGCGAGCCCGTCGCCGCGTTCGCGCTCGCGGACGTGATCCGCGAGGAGAGCTACCGGGTCGTCGACGCGCTCCACGAGCTGGGACTCGAGGTGGCGATGCTGACCGGCGACTCCGAGGACGTCGCCCGGGCGGTCGCGGCAGACCTCGGGATCGACACGGTGTTCGCCGAGGTGTTGCCCGACGACAAGGACGAGAAGATCACGGAGCTACAGGAACAGGACAAATCGGTCGCGATGGTCGGCGACGGGGTCAACGACGCGCCGGCGCTCGCCCGGGCCGACATCGGCATCGCGATCGGGAGCGGGACGGACGTCGCGGTCCAGTCGGCCGATATCGTCCTCGTCCAGAACAATCCGATGGACGTCGTTCGGCTCGTGAAACTGAGCCGCGCGAGCTACCGAAAGATGCGACAGAACCTCGTCTGGGCGGCGGGCTACAACGTCTTCGCGCTCCCGCTGGCGGCGGGCGTGCTCGCGCCGGTCGGGATCTTGCTCTCGCCGGCCGTCGGCGCCCTGCTCATGTCGCTCAGCACGGTGATCGTCGCGATCAACGCGCAGTTCCTCCGGCGAGTCGATCTCTCCGTCCCGAACCTACCGGACGTTGCCGCGCCGCGGGAGCCGCGGCCGGCGGATTGATTCCGCCTCCTCACCGATCGCGCTGCGCGGGAAGCGTGAACGAAAACGTCGAGCCCTCGCCGGGTTCGGAGTCGACCCAGATGTCGCCGCCGTGGCGCTCGACGATCCGTTGACAGAGCGCCAGCCCGATGCCCGTCCCTTCGTACTCGTCGCGACTGTGGAGTCGGTCGAAGACGGTGAACACGCGGTCTTGGTCCTCCGGATCGATACCGATTCCGTCGTCTCGCACCGAGATGACCCACTCTCGTCCCCGCCGATTCGCGTAGACGTGAACCCGCGGCGGCTCGTCACCGCTGTACTGGATGGCGTTGTTGAGCAAGTTCTGGAAGACCTGCCGTAACTGGCTGGCGTCGCCCGTCACGCGGGGGAGTTCCGCGGCCGCGATCTCCGCGTCGGTTTCGTCGATCTGGAGCTGCAAGTCCGCGAGCACGTCGTCGAGAACGGTATCCAGCTCGACCGGTTCGAACGGATCGCCCCGCGTTTCGATCCGCGAGTACTCGAGGAGGCCGTCGATCATGTCGCGCATGCGTTCGGCCCCGTCGACGGCGAACTCGAGGAACTCCTCGCCGTCCTCGTCGAAGGCGTCGGCGTAGCGCTGCTCGAGCAACTGGAGGTAGCTCGTGACCATCCGGAGGGGCTCTTGCAGGTCGTGGGAGGCGGCGTAGGCGAACTGCTCGAGGCGTTCGTTGGATTCCTCGAGCGCCCGTTCCCGCTGTTTTCGATCGAGTTCGAACTTGACCCACTGCGCCATGAGGTGGTGGAACGTCCGTTCGGCGTCCGTGAACTCCCGGCCGCGCGAGTCCGTCGATACGAAAAAGAGCGTTCGGTCGGGCTCGTTGTCGAGTTCGATCCGCGTGCCGAGATACGTCTCCACGCCGAACGCCTCGTACGCGAGGGTGTTCCCGAACCCGGACCGTTCGGGATCGGTGACGTCGGTCACCGTCTCGTCACCGACGGTCGTCCGACAGTACGTCTCCGAGAGCGGTACCTCCGCGCCCGGCACGAGCTGGTCGTGGTCGCCCTTCGTAGCTTCCACTTCGAACGAATCGGCCGTCGGATCGATCTGGGCGAGCCCGCCGATTTCGAGATCGAACCGCTCGCGTCCCAGCTCGAAGATGTCGTCCAGTTTCTCCTCGAAGGAACGGTTGGGATCGGCGGCGATCCGGCTCAACGTCCGCTGATACTGTTCTCGCCGCTCGCGCTCGAGTTCGTAGCTGACCCACTGGCCCATCAGCTCGATGAACGTGCGCTCGGTCTCGGAGAACGGCCGGTCGCGGGGCTCCGTGCTGCCGAACCAGAACGTCCCGTACGGTTTCGATCCGTTCATCACCCGCGTCCCGAGGTAGCTCGTCAACCCGAACTCCCGGTAGATCTGGTCGTCCTGCCAGTCGGTGCCGCGCACGTCAGCCATCGCGACGGGGTCTTCGGTTTCGACGGTGCGGCGACAGAAGTGCCCGTATCCCGGGTTGGACCACAGCTCCTCCTCGGGGCCGACGCCGAGGCCGACGCCCTTCTCCAGCCGGAATTCGCCGCCCCACGACGGCAGGTGGTTCAGCCCGCCCATCTCGAGGCCGAACTGCTCCCGGCCGAGTTCGAGCAACTGTTCGAGTTTCTCGTCGAAGTCGCGGTCGGGGTCGGCCGTGATCCGGTAGCTCTCGCGGAGGAAGCGCTCGCGGCGCTGGCGCTCCAGTTCGTACTCGACCCACTTGGCCATCATCTCGAGGAACGTTCGTTCGGCGCTGGAGAACCGTTCCTCGCGCGGCGTCTCGGCGGCGAAACACAGCGTCCCGTACTCCTCGCCGCCGACGTGGACGGTCGTTCCGAAGTAGGCGTCCAGGCCGAACCGCTCGTAGGCGGGATCGTCGGTCCACCCTCTTTCCGCCGCGTTCCGGACGGAGATCGTACCGGGTGAGGCGAGTAGCTTCTCGCAGTACGTCTCCCTGAGCGAATCGGTCACACCCGGCTCGATGATCTCGTGGCCCCCGACGGCTTCCACGATTTCGAACGTGTCGTCGTCGTTGGTTTTCGTAAAGTACCCGATCTCGAGACCGAGTCGTTCGCGCCCCAATCGCAGTAGCTCCTCGATTTTCTCGCCGAACGAGCTGTTCGAATCGGCGATCGTCTCGTACAGTTCCCGCTGATACTGCTCGCGAGTCTCGATCGTCGTCTGCGTTTGGGTCCGGTCGACCACCGTCGCCAGTTTCCGGTCGAGTTCGCGCGACGGCCGGTCGGGGCCGAAGTACTCCTCGGGCGGCGTGTAGTAGAAGTTCTGACAGACGGTGGTGTCGTCGTAGACGAGGAACGGGTGGGTCTTGAGAACGTCGTGGAGGACGTCCGCCGGAAATCGGTTCCGGTTGTACTGGCAGCAAACGGTGTACTCCTCGCCGTCGTAGAGCGGGTTGAGCAGTTCTTCGTACTCGCAGACCTGCTCGAAGTGCGCGTCGTCGCCCTCGAGCGCCCACGTCATCTCGGCGGCGGCTCTGACCCCTTCGAACCCGTCGGCGGTGGCGTCCGCGAGCGTCTCCTCCCAGAACGCCAGCATCGCCTCGCGGTCGAACTCGCCGG
It encodes the following:
- a CDS encoding MEDS domain-containing protein produces the protein MSEHQSNDTGRHPTSAAGRRLDASQSSFDIRDPIEPIDGHHDTDHFALLYEDRDEQFAAVVPFIREGLERGERCVYVADDNTVDEVLEAMRARGIDVDAALESGALSVHTEDETYRRTGEFDREAMLAFWEETLADATADGFEGVRAAAEMTWALEGDDAHFEQVCEYEELLNPLYDGEEYTVCCQYNRNRFPADVLHDVLKTHPFLVYDDTTVCQNFYYTPPEEYFGPDRPSRELDRKLATVVDRTQTQTTIETREQYQRELYETIADSNSSFGEKIEELLRLGRERLGLEIGYFTKTNDDDTFEIVEAVGGHEIIEPGVTDSLRETYCEKLLASPGTISVRNAAERGWTDDPAYERFGLDAYFGTTVHVGGEEYGTLCFAAETPREERFSSAERTFLEMMAKWVEYELERQRRERFLRESYRITADPDRDFDEKLEQLLELGREQFGLEMGGLNHLPSWGGEFRLEKGVGLGVGPEEELWSNPGYGHFCRRTVETEDPVAMADVRGTDWQDDQIYREFGLTSYLGTRVMNGSKPYGTFWFGSTEPRDRPFSETERTFIELMGQWVSYELERERREQYQRTLSRIAADPNRSFEEKLDDIFELGRERFDLEIGGLAQIDPTADSFEVEATKGDHDQLVPGAEVPLSETYCRTTVGDETVTDVTDPERSGFGNTLAYEAFGVETYLGTRIELDNEPDRTLFFVSTDSRGREFTDAERTFHHLMAQWVKFELDRKQRERALEESNERLEQFAYAASHDLQEPLRMVTSYLQLLEQRYADAFDEDGEEFLEFAVDGAERMRDMIDGLLEYSRIETRGDPFEPVELDTVLDDVLADLQLQIDETDAEIAAAELPRVTGDASQLRQVFQNLLNNAIQYSGDEPPRVHVYANRRGREWVISVRDDGIGIDPEDQDRVFTVFDRLHSRDEYEGTGIGLALCQRIVERHGGDIWVDSEPGEGSTFSFTLPAQRDR